In a genomic window of SAR324 cluster bacterium:
- a CDS encoding 7-carboxy-7-deazaguanine synthase QueE, protein MTVIKNIQEIIPLTIQGEGFHAGRSCSFIRLFGCPVGCWFCDTGYAPGNREDLNKLPRLSIDYESLREQLQSRYVIISGGEPLYHHDFEELLERLVGDGFEVAVETSGAKAFPFEKFPQVWVTFSPKLHATDYLKDQQSPTFWTNSQEIKVVISEANDLEVYEQLLDQAAQRGILIYLQPEWSKKLEGTPLILQILRQKPDWKISVQLHKYLQLP, encoded by the coding sequence TTGACAGTCATTAAAAACATTCAGGAAATCATTCCTCTGACGATCCAGGGAGAGGGATTCCATGCAGGAAGAAGTTGTTCATTTATTCGACTCTTCGGTTGTCCGGTTGGTTGCTGGTTTTGCGATACAGGCTATGCACCAGGAAACCGTGAGGATTTGAACAAACTCCCTCGATTGTCAATAGACTATGAATCCCTGCGAGAACAATTGCAAAGTCGCTATGTCATCATCAGCGGTGGGGAACCACTCTACCATCATGATTTTGAGGAATTGCTTGAGAGGTTGGTGGGAGACGGCTTTGAAGTGGCGGTTGAAACGAGTGGAGCAAAGGCCTTCCCTTTTGAGAAGTTTCCCCAGGTTTGGGTGACGTTCAGCCCAAAATTGCATGCAACTGATTATCTGAAAGACCAGCAGAGTCCAACTTTCTGGACAAATTCTCAGGAAATTAAGGTGGTGATCAGTGAAGCTAATGATTTGGAAGTTTACGAGCAATTACTAGATCAAGCAGCCCAACGTGGGATTCTGATCTACCTCCAACCGGAATGGTCTAAAAAACTAGAAGGTACCCCCCTGATTCTACAGATTCTTCGGCAGAAGCCAGATTGGAAAATTTCTGTGCAACTCCACAAATATCTCCAGTTACCCTGA
- a CDS encoding histidine phosphatase family protein, translating into MKVFLVRHGEVFNPKQIIYGKIPGYFLSEKGCQDIKNIAEKLQKNAPFELIYASPMDRTRQSAEIISSIVPSTIEVEPRITETDVGSFQGEPFTKLPADYFSDSSEKYGIESPTMVLSRMMNWFEEIRKKHVGRTLIAVSHRDPIGALVNELNKAATKKVENCFPDTAQAFEIESFGDQLNILTLHSGS; encoded by the coding sequence ATGAAAGTGTTCTTAGTCCGACATGGAGAGGTTTTCAACCCAAAGCAAATCATCTATGGCAAAATCCCTGGTTACTTTCTCAGTGAGAAAGGCTGCCAGGACATCAAAAACATAGCTGAAAAGTTGCAGAAGAATGCGCCATTTGAGCTGATTTATGCTTCACCAATGGATCGGACTCGCCAAAGTGCTGAAATCATCTCCTCCATTGTCCCGTCAACTATCGAAGTGGAACCAAGGATCACAGAGACAGATGTGGGAAGTTTTCAGGGAGAGCCTTTCACCAAACTCCCTGCAGATTATTTCAGTGATTCCTCCGAGAAATATGGCATCGAGTCGCCAACGATGGTACTGAGCCGGATGATGAATTGGTTTGAAGAGATCCGAAAGAAACATGTTGGAAGGACACTCATAGCGGTTTCACATCGAGATCCGATTGGTGCTCTGGTGAACGAATTGAACAAGGCTGCAACCAAAAAAGTTGAGAATTGCTTCCCAGATACAGCTCAAGCTTTCGAAATCGAATCATTTGGGGATCAACTGAACATCCTAACACTGCATTCTGGGAGCTAG
- a CDS encoding zinc ribbon domain-containing protein, with the protein MPLYEYACEDCGKKCEVLQKIYESNPQNCPNCGKLALQRVVSNFGTKLPGLDSRQELRKRLPKSQPQTNGTAVTHSHGPACGHSSGFSQRLKQYEKRM; encoded by the coding sequence ATGCCCCTTTATGAATATGCTTGTGAAGATTGTGGGAAAAAATGCGAAGTGCTGCAAAAAATCTATGAATCCAACCCACAAAATTGCCCAAATTGTGGCAAGCTAGCTCTTCAACGGGTAGTTTCCAATTTTGGTACAAAGCTACCCGGGCTTGATAGTCGTCAGGAACTACGTAAGCGCTTGCCCAAGTCTCAGCCCCAGACCAATGGAACAGCAGTTACTCATTCTCATGGACCAGCCTGTGGACACAGTTCTGGTTTTTCACAACGCTTGAAGCAATACGAAAAACGAATGTAA
- a CDS encoding HD domain-containing protein yields the protein MQLSAELTKLANAIHQQGGQPILVGGSVRDHLLGQLLPKDLDLEVYRLEANELEGVLSKFGKVLRVGKSFGVLKLITQHAEYDVSLPRRESKTGKGHKGFLINADPQMTFEKASARRDFTVNSIGFDPIQQLWLDPHRGQEDLKKGILRHVGPAFAEDPLRVLRGAQFAARLNFQLAPETIELCKTLDLNELSRERLLGEFKKLLLRPERPSIGLEILRQTKALRFFPELEALIDVPQDPTWHPEGCVWTHTLMVLDEASRLRVGEEKADLVLMFGALCHDFGKPETTIWKDGHWRSPAHDVLGMQPTEKFLRRLTDEASLIEKVMVLVREHLRPSMLYNDREKVTPGAIRRLALRVSIPELLLVAEADHFGRTTKDALRREFPAKQWLLDQASQLDVCDEKPKPFLKGRHLLQLGMRPGPRMGKVLEEAFVLQLDGAIVNLEEAKAWANQRLNS from the coding sequence ATGCAATTATCAGCTGAACTTACGAAACTAGCCAACGCCATTCATCAACAAGGAGGACAACCGATCCTTGTTGGAGGGAGCGTCAGGGACCATTTGCTGGGACAACTGCTTCCTAAAGATTTGGATTTGGAGGTCTACCGTCTCGAAGCGAATGAACTTGAGGGAGTGTTGTCCAAATTCGGTAAGGTTCTTCGAGTTGGCAAAAGCTTTGGAGTGCTGAAGCTGATCACCCAACATGCTGAGTATGATGTCAGCCTTCCTAGACGGGAAAGTAAGACCGGTAAAGGGCACAAGGGTTTTTTGATCAATGCTGATCCCCAAATGACATTTGAAAAGGCTTCGGCTCGCAGGGATTTTACAGTCAACAGCATCGGCTTCGACCCAATTCAACAGCTATGGTTAGATCCACATCGCGGTCAGGAAGATTTGAAGAAGGGGATTCTCCGCCATGTTGGGCCCGCATTCGCTGAGGACCCCTTGCGGGTGCTACGAGGAGCCCAGTTCGCAGCTCGTCTGAATTTTCAGTTGGCCCCAGAGACCATTGAACTATGCAAGACTCTGGATTTGAATGAATTGTCCCGTGAGAGGTTGCTGGGTGAGTTCAAGAAACTACTGCTTCGTCCAGAACGACCGTCTATTGGGCTGGAAATCCTTCGGCAGACCAAAGCCTTGCGTTTCTTTCCAGAGTTGGAAGCCCTGATTGATGTGCCGCAAGATCCGACCTGGCATCCTGAAGGATGTGTCTGGACCCACACACTGATGGTATTGGATGAGGCCTCAAGACTGCGTGTTGGTGAGGAAAAAGCCGACCTCGTTTTGATGTTTGGAGCTCTCTGTCATGACTTCGGTAAGCCTGAGACGACGATCTGGAAAGATGGGCACTGGCGTAGTCCTGCACACGATGTTCTGGGAATGCAGCCCACCGAGAAATTTTTGAGAAGGTTAACAGATGAAGCTTCTCTGATTGAAAAAGTGATGGTTTTAGTGAGGGAACATCTCCGCCCATCTATGCTCTACAACGACCGTGAAAAGGTCACACCCGGTGCGATTCGAAGGCTGGCTCTACGAGTATCTATTCCAGAACTACTACTGGTAGCGGAAGCTGATCATTTTGGTAGGACTACTAAAGATGCATTACGCCGAGAGTTTCCAGCTAAACAATGGCTCCTGGATCAGGCGTCTCAGCTTGATGTTTGTGATGAGAAACCCAAACCTTTTCTAAAAGGTCGGCACCTTCTCCAGCTAGGCATGCGACCGGGTCCCCGAATGGGGAAAGTCCTTGAAGAAGCCTTTGTGCTACAGTTGGACGGAGCCATCGTTAATTTGGAAGAAGCCAAAGCTTGGGCCAATCAACGCCTTAATTCCTGA
- a CDS encoding cryptochrome/photolyase family protein, with protein MVIKEVRLILGDQLYEGHSWFEKVSPEVLYLMMEVRSETDYVSHHIQKVIAFFAAMRAFAALLSAKGHRILYLKLDDPRNQQSFGENLKWALEENPEATWAYQSPDEYRLDQMFLKLSSQPGVSSIMVDTEHFLCDREAVKDFFVGKKQYLLESFYRHLRKQTGLLMQGSKPSGGKWNFDAENRQKYDGHVPIPPRVKFANQVDELLEMVRNAGVQTIGSIHNNQLEWPIDRAQSLKLLDYFCKYGLPHFGSYQDAMTEADPFLFHSRLSFALNVKILHPREVLDRVIQEWEDRPDQISLAQVEGFVRQILGWREYIRGIYWTEMPAYSESNALGHKLPLPSWFWNAKTRMRCLSHAIEQSLEYAYAHHIQRLMVTGNFALLAGIDPAEVDRWYLGIYIDAIEWVELPNTRGMSQFADGGLLATKPYVSSANYLKKMGHYCEQCPYDAKSRHGMLACPFNSLYWDFHDRHREKLIRNPRIGMVYRTWDKMDSDEQVAIRERAVWLKEHLEEL; from the coding sequence ATGGTAATTAAAGAGGTCCGACTCATTCTTGGGGACCAGTTGTACGAGGGGCATAGTTGGTTTGAAAAGGTGAGCCCAGAAGTTTTGTACTTGATGATGGAGGTGCGTTCCGAAACCGATTACGTCTCGCATCATATTCAGAAAGTGATTGCTTTTTTTGCAGCGATGCGAGCGTTTGCGGCTCTTCTTTCAGCAAAGGGACACCGGATTTTGTATCTTAAACTAGATGATCCAAGAAACCAGCAGTCCTTTGGTGAAAATCTGAAGTGGGCTCTGGAGGAAAACCCTGAGGCTACCTGGGCTTATCAGTCACCTGATGAGTATCGTCTGGATCAAATGTTTCTGAAGTTGAGTAGTCAACCAGGGGTATCCTCGATAATGGTGGATACCGAGCATTTTCTCTGTGATCGAGAAGCGGTTAAGGATTTCTTTGTCGGCAAAAAGCAGTACTTGCTGGAGTCTTTCTATCGTCACTTGCGGAAGCAAACAGGGCTATTGATGCAGGGCTCAAAACCATCAGGTGGCAAGTGGAATTTTGATGCAGAGAATCGGCAAAAATATGATGGACATGTCCCTATTCCACCAAGAGTGAAGTTTGCAAACCAGGTTGATGAACTTTTGGAGATGGTCCGTAACGCAGGTGTACAAACGATCGGTTCGATTCACAACAATCAACTTGAGTGGCCTATTGATCGGGCACAGAGTCTCAAATTACTCGATTACTTCTGCAAGTATGGACTGCCTCATTTTGGAAGTTATCAGGATGCAATGACCGAGGCAGACCCTTTCCTTTTTCACTCGAGGCTTTCATTTGCTCTAAACGTGAAGATTCTGCACCCAAGGGAAGTGCTGGATAGAGTAATTCAAGAATGGGAGGACCGTCCAGATCAAATCAGCTTGGCCCAGGTAGAGGGCTTTGTTCGGCAAATCCTTGGCTGGCGTGAATATATCCGGGGAATCTACTGGACAGAGATGCCGGCTTATTCGGAGAGTAATGCCCTTGGACACAAACTCCCCCTACCATCCTGGTTCTGGAATGCGAAAACCAGAATGCGCTGCTTGTCACATGCTATAGAGCAATCTCTAGAGTATGCATATGCTCATCATATTCAACGATTGATGGTGACGGGTAATTTTGCGTTGTTGGCTGGAATTGATCCAGCTGAGGTCGATCGGTGGTATTTGGGAATTTATATCGATGCAATCGAGTGGGTTGAGTTGCCCAATACGCGTGGGATGAGTCAATTTGCCGATGGAGGACTGCTGGCAACGAAACCGTATGTGTCTTCTGCCAACTATCTCAAGAAAATGGGACACTATTGCGAGCAGTGTCCGTACGATGCGAAATCCAGACACGGCATGTTGGCTTGCCCCTTCAATAGTCTATATTGGGACTTCCATGACCGACATCGTGAAAAGCTGATTCGAAATCCACGCATCGGCATGGTCTATCGGACTTGGGACAAAATGGACTCAGACGAGCAAGTTGCTATCCGTGAGAGAGCTGTTTGGCTAAAGGAACACCTTGAAGAACTATGA
- a CDS encoding TraB/GumN family protein, whose translation MEYSANVHEIEHEGKRIVLVGTAHISRESVEEVSRVIEQEQPDAVCIELCAARYEALRYGDRWKEMDLFKVIRQGKAMLLLANLLMSAFQRRLGAQLGVEPGAEMVEAARVAEDLEAKIVLADRDVRVTLQRTWRRLSFWRKWKLSGQLMGSMFVDDPIQQEDIERMKQSDVLTDALETLASQAPEMKETLIDERDQYLAEKIRQTDMPKIVAVVGAGHVPGIKRELGKEHDLNELERVPPPGSLGTILKWGIPALIIGLIVYGFTMADTSVSWEMIERWFWINGSLAALGSALALAHPLTIGSAFIAAPFTSLNPAVAAGWVAGLVEVLIRRPQVRDFEGLMTDVQEFKGFWRNKITRVLLVVVFANLGSTIGTITGGFAIASLL comes from the coding sequence ATGGAATATTCGGCCAATGTACATGAGATCGAGCACGAAGGGAAACGGATCGTGCTGGTCGGAACCGCCCACATCTCACGAGAGAGTGTAGAAGAAGTCAGTCGGGTCATTGAACAAGAGCAACCTGATGCGGTGTGCATTGAACTTTGTGCTGCCCGTTACGAAGCGCTCCGCTATGGAGATCGCTGGAAGGAAATGGATCTCTTCAAGGTCATTCGCCAGGGCAAAGCCATGCTATTGTTGGCAAATCTCCTGATGTCTGCATTCCAGCGACGCCTTGGTGCTCAATTAGGCGTAGAGCCCGGTGCTGAAATGGTTGAAGCTGCCCGTGTTGCCGAAGATTTAGAAGCAAAAATCGTGTTAGCGGATCGAGATGTCCGAGTGACACTGCAACGCACATGGCGGAGACTCTCATTTTGGCGAAAGTGGAAACTCAGTGGTCAGTTGATGGGCAGCATGTTTGTCGATGATCCCATTCAGCAAGAAGACATTGAACGTATGAAACAAAGTGACGTTCTGACAGATGCCCTTGAAACTTTGGCTTCTCAAGCTCCGGAGATGAAGGAGACCTTGATTGATGAGCGTGACCAGTATCTTGCTGAAAAAATCAGACAAACTGACATGCCCAAGATCGTCGCGGTAGTTGGAGCTGGACACGTACCCGGAATCAAGCGTGAACTTGGCAAAGAGCATGATCTCAATGAGTTGGAACGGGTACCTCCTCCCGGATCACTCGGAACAATTCTCAAGTGGGGAATTCCGGCATTGATTATCGGCTTGATCGTCTACGGCTTTACCATGGCGGATACCAGCGTCAGTTGGGAAATGATAGAACGCTGGTTCTGGATCAATGGCAGTCTCGCTGCTCTTGGTTCCGCATTAGCACTTGCCCATCCCCTGACCATCGGCTCTGCCTTCATAGCAGCCCCGTTTACTTCTCTGAATCCTGCTGTAGCTGCTGGTTGGGTCGCTGGCCTAGTGGAAGTTCTCATCCGACGACCACAGGTTCGAGATTTTGAAGGCTTGATGACAGATGTTCAGGAATTCAAGGGTTTTTGGCGTAACAAGATCACTCGTGTACTCTTGGTAGTCGTTTTTGCAAATCTTGGTAGCACAATTGGAACGATCACCGGTGGCTTTGCCATTGCTTCGTTACTCTAA